The Candidatus Omnitrophota bacterium genomic sequence GGGGCATGTCGATTTCACCTATGAAGTTTCAAAGTCGGTCGGGGCCTGCGAAGGCGCGCTCCTGGTCGTGGACGCCTCGCAGGGAGTTGAGGCCCAGACGGTGGCAAACCTTTATCTTGCTATGGAGCATAATCTCGTTATAATACCCGTCATAAACAAGATTGATCTTCCAAGCGCCCAGACGGATAACGTGAAACATGAGATAGCGGATATACTGGGGCTTGATAAGGCCGACATTGTGCTTGCAAGCGCGAAGCTTGGCACCGGCACCGAGGATATATTGGAATCGGTTGTGCAAAGGATCCCGTCGCCGAGCGGAGAGGAGATGAACCCCTTACAGGCGCTGGTATTCGATTCCAAGTTCGATACTTATAAAGGCGTCGTGGTGCTTATCCGGGTAATGAACGGCGTTATCCGAAAAGGCATGAAGGTGATGATGATGTCGAACAGTATCGTCTATGAAGTTCAGGAGGTAGGCGTATTTGATCCAAGGCAAATTCCAACGGGCAGCCTGTCGTGCGGAGAGGTCGGATACATAACCTGTAATATGCGCGACGCCAGAGAAATCTTTGTCGGAGATACCGTGACTGACGCGGAGAATCCCGCTCCGGCGCCGCTACCCGGATACAAGAAAGTCCATCCCATGGTATTCAGCGGAATCTTCCCGTCTAACAGCGCGGACTTTCCGCTGCTAAAAGAGGCCATAGAGAAATTAAGGCTTTCGGACGCGGCCTTTGTCTTTGAACTGGAGAAGTCCGCTTCTCTAGGCATGGGCTTCAGATGCGGCTTCCTCGGTATGCTGCATATGGAGATAGTTGAGCAGAGACTGGAGAGAGAGTACGATCTGAATCTCGTAATTACTACGCCAAGTGTAGTGTACAGGATCCTCAAGAAAAACGGTGAGATAGTGGAGGTCGATAATCCGGTAAAATTGCCGAACCCCGGCGACATAGAAGAGAC encodes the following:
- the lepA gene encoding translation elongation factor 4, producing the protein MDKSLIRNFSIIAHIDHGKSTLADRILQFTGAISEREFHDQLLDDMDLERERGITIKASAVRINYKARDGKTYELNLIDTPGHVDFTYEVSKSVGACEGALLVVDASQGVEAQTVANLYLAMEHNLVIIPVINKIDLPSAQTDNVKHEIADILGLDKADIVLASAKLGTGTEDILESVVQRIPSPSGEEMNPLQALVFDSKFDTYKGVVVLIRVMNGVIRKGMKVMMMSNSIVYEVQEVGVFDPRQIPTGSLSCGEVGYITCNMRDAREIFVGDTVTDAENPAPAPLPGYKKVHPMVFSGIFPSNSADFPLLKEAIEKLRLSDAAFVFELEKSASLGMGFRCGFLGMLHMEIVEQRLEREYDLNLVITTPSVVYRILKKNGEIVEVDNPVKLPNPGDIEETEEPYVRAYIIIPKESIGTILELSESRRGVYVSTEYLDESRARIIYDIPLSEVIIDFYDRIKSVTKGYGSLDYEMLDYRSTDIVKLDILINSEIYDAFSSIVFKDRAYAKGKVVIEKLKETIPRHLFQIVLQAAIGGQIIARETIKAVGKNVTAKCYGGDITRKRKLWEKQKAGKKKMKQFGKVDIPQEAFFAALKAQ